The following proteins are co-located in the Anaerolineae bacterium genome:
- the metG gene encoding methionine--tRNA ligase, whose product MNERILVCVAWPYANGHLHLGHVAGSLLPPDIFARYHRLRGNEVLMVSGSDTHGTPITVQAEKEGVSPREIVDRYHPSHLHALMGLGITFDLYTETDTENHWRVTQDMFLRLLERGYLYRDTMVSLYCARCDRFLADRYVEGTCPYCHFEEARGDQCDECGRTLDATELLAPRCKACGGTPIPRETDHFFLDLAKLNGPLLEWINQDKEHWRRNVINLTRTMLESGELRGRPITRDIAWGVPVPLEGYEDKRIYVWFDAVIGYLSATVEWANLVDKPEAWHEWWQDQSVRHYYFMGKDNIVFHTIIWPGMLYGYGGLNLPYDVPANEFLRVQGRQLSKSRNWMIDLPDFLERYDADSLRYVLSVNMPERSDSDFTWEEFVRRNNDELVATYGNLANRVLAFAVRNFDGRVPEPGELTAEDRALMARAQAAFRVVGEEIEACHFRAGIAEAMEVAREANRYLDAKAPWFQIREDREAAATSIYVMIQVINNLKTLLYPYLPFSSQALHEMLGLEGNLLGRQYIEELQEEVRTHSALRYEPPAAQDDGWKPVGVPVGQKLGQIRPLFRKLDESVAQEEVERMLARSG is encoded by the coding sequence ATGAATGAGAGGATTCTGGTCTGCGTCGCCTGGCCCTATGCCAACGGCCATCTTCACCTGGGGCATGTAGCAGGTTCCCTCCTGCCGCCCGACATCTTCGCCCGCTACCACCGCCTCCGCGGAAACGAAGTACTCATGGTGTCTGGCAGCGACACCCACGGCACCCCCATAACCGTGCAGGCGGAGAAGGAGGGCGTCTCCCCTCGCGAGATAGTGGACCGCTACCACCCCAGCCATCTTCACGCCCTCATGGGCCTCGGGATAACCTTCGATCTCTACACCGAGACCGACACCGAGAATCACTGGCGGGTGACCCAAGACATGTTCCTGCGCCTGCTCGAGCGTGGCTATCTCTACCGGGACACTATGGTCAGTCTATACTGCGCCAGGTGTGACCGGTTCCTAGCCGATCGCTACGTAGAGGGGACCTGTCCTTACTGCCACTTCGAGGAGGCCCGCGGCGATCAGTGTGACGAGTGCGGCCGTACCCTGGATGCCACCGAGCTTCTGGCCCCTCGCTGCAAGGCCTGCGGCGGGACCCCCATTCCTCGAGAAACGGATCACTTCTTTCTCGATCTGGCCAAGCTCAACGGACCGCTGTTGGAGTGGATCAACCAGGACAAAGAGCATTGGCGACGTAACGTCATCAACCTCACCCGCACCATGCTGGAGAGCGGGGAGCTTCGGGGTCGCCCCATCACCCGCGACATCGCCTGGGGCGTCCCGGTGCCGTTGGAGGGGTACGAGGACAAGCGCATCTACGTGTGGTTCGACGCCGTCATCGGCTACCTCTCCGCTACGGTAGAGTGGGCAAACCTGGTGGACAAGCCCGAGGCCTGGCATGAGTGGTGGCAGGACCAGTCCGTCCGTCACTACTACTTCATGGGCAAGGATAACATCGTCTTCCACACCATCATTTGGCCCGGTATGCTCTACGGCTACGGTGGGCTCAACTTGCCGTACGATGTGCCCGCCAATGAGTTCCTGCGGGTGCAGGGGCGCCAGCTCTCCAAGAGCCGCAACTGGATGATAGATCTACCCGATTTCCTGGAGCGCTACGATGCCGACTCGCTACGCTACGTGCTGTCCGTCAATATGCCCGAGCGCAGCGACAGCGACTTCACCTGGGAGGAGTTCGTCCGGCGTAACAACGACGAGTTGGTCGCCACCTACGGCAACCTGGCCAACCGGGTGCTGGCCTTTGCCGTCCGTAACTTCGACGGCCGAGTGCCGGAGCCGGGCGAGCTGACCGCGGAGGACCGGGCACTCATGGCGCGGGCCCAGGCTGCCTTCCGTGTGGTAGGCGAGGAGATCGAGGCCTGTCACTTCCGTGCCGGCATCGCCGAGGCCATGGAGGTGGCGCGGGAAGCGAACCGCTACCTGGACGCCAAGGCTCCCTGGTTTCAGATCCGGGAGGACAGGGAGGCGGCGGCCACCTCGATCTACGTGATGATCCAAGTGATCAACAACCTGAAGACGCTGTTGTACCCCTACCTGCCCTTCTCCTCCCAGGCCCTGCATGAGATGCTGGGGCTCGAGGGCAACCTTCTCGGAAGGCAGTACATCGAGGAGTTGCAGGAGGAAGTGCGCACCCACTCGGCCTTGCGTTACGAACCGCCGGCAGCGCAAGACGATGGCTGGAAGCCAGTGGGAGTGCCCGTCGGGCAGAAGCTAGGCCAGATCCGCCCGCTCTTCCGCAAGCTGGACGAATCGGTGGCTCAGGAAGAGGTGGAGCGGATGCTGGCCCGCTCCGGATAG
- a CDS encoding DUF624 domain-containing protein, whose product MADALRVVGRSFRDWWDEMFLMVGVNLVWGLLAIAVVTLFPASMGAYYLTHQKAHGRRVEFEYFWQGFRQYFGKSWVLGGINVVVTVLLLFNIWFYSQMPNLLAYLTIVWIYILLVWAGVLIYVFPLALEQEDKSVKLIYRNAALLAASRPLFTLVVAILSLVLLVASVGIPPLLLLVYIPLSALIGNHAMISSLEYVDRRRADLARGRSNQKKNEPPQ is encoded by the coding sequence ATGGCGGACGCGCTCAGGGTCGTCGGTCGCTCGTTTCGCGATTGGTGGGACGAGATGTTTCTGATGGTGGGAGTCAACCTCGTCTGGGGCCTTCTGGCCATCGCCGTGGTGACTCTCTTTCCTGCCTCCATGGGGGCGTATTATCTCACTCACCAGAAGGCTCACGGTCGGCGGGTGGAGTTCGAGTACTTCTGGCAAGGCTTCCGGCAGTATTTCGGTAAGTCCTGGGTCCTGGGCGGCATCAACGTGGTGGTCACCGTGCTGTTGTTGTTCAACATCTGGTTCTACTCTCAGATGCCCAACCTGCTCGCGTACCTCACTATCGTTTGGATCTACATCCTATTGGTTTGGGCGGGGGTGCTTATCTACGTGTTCCCTCTGGCGCTGGAACAGGAGGACAAGAGCGTCAAGCTCATCTATCGCAACGCCGCCTTGCTGGCGGCCAGCCGGCCGCTGTTCACCCTGGTGGTGGCCATCCTCAGCTTGGTCCTCCTGGTGGCGAGCGTCGGCATCCCGCCCCTGCTTCTACTGGTGTATATCCCTCTCTCCGCCCTGATCGGCAACCACGCCATGATCAGCTCCCTGGAGTACGTCGACCGCCGCCGGGCCGACCTGGCCAGAGGCCGTAGCAACCAGAAGAAGAACGAGCCGCCACAGTGA
- a CDS encoding GAF domain-containing sensor histidine kinase, producing the protein MAQEEARIEEIETLRARLALAQARIEALETLRAVAQRVTSELQLEALLSEVLSAAVAVVGAAAGSLLLLDHESGELEFAVVIGGAGASLLGQRMPATAGVAGWVVTHGEPLVVNDPAADPRFYPEVSTQLGFPTLSLACVPMAAKGKMVGALEVLNKENGRAFGDDDVSLLLAVASQAAISIENARLYSELAEERDRILAVEQEVRNQLARDLHDGPAQLLASLIMRLRLGLRLLDQGRAEARGELSALEPLMERTLREVRTMLFDLRPVILEARGLVAAIEEYARRQREEGFDVRLSVKGESRRLRQNSERAIFAIVQEAIGNSRKHSGAEGAVIRLSFEEGWLGVEVHDDGVGFDVKAVEASYATRGSLGLLNMRERAEAIGGQLTLSSKPGQGTSIHLSVPV; encoded by the coding sequence TTGGCCCAAGAGGAGGCGCGGATCGAGGAGATAGAGACTCTCCGCGCACGTCTGGCGTTGGCTCAAGCTAGAATTGAGGCGCTGGAGACACTACGGGCCGTGGCCCAACGGGTCACGTCCGAGTTGCAGCTCGAGGCGCTGCTTTCTGAGGTGCTCTCGGCAGCAGTGGCTGTGGTGGGAGCAGCGGCGGGCTCGCTCCTTCTTCTCGACCACGAGAGCGGGGAGCTGGAGTTCGCCGTGGTAATTGGAGGAGCCGGCGCCAGCCTGCTGGGCCAGCGCATGCCCGCCACCGCCGGCGTGGCTGGGTGGGTGGTTACTCATGGCGAGCCCCTGGTGGTGAATGACCCCGCTGCCGACCCCCGTTTCTACCCCGAGGTGAGCACACAGCTGGGCTTCCCCACCCTCTCCCTCGCCTGTGTGCCCATGGCCGCCAAAGGGAAGATGGTGGGAGCGCTCGAGGTCCTCAACAAAGAGAATGGCCGTGCCTTCGGCGATGACGACGTCTCGCTGCTCCTGGCGGTGGCCAGCCAGGCCGCCATATCCATCGAGAACGCTCGCCTATACTCGGAACTGGCCGAGGAGCGGGACCGTATTCTGGCGGTGGAGCAGGAGGTGCGCAACCAGTTGGCACGAGACCTGCACGACGGCCCGGCTCAGCTGCTTGCCTCCCTCATCATGAGGCTACGCCTCGGCCTGCGACTGCTGGACCAGGGCCGGGCCGAGGCTCGGGGAGAGCTCTCCGCCCTGGAGCCGTTGATGGAGCGCACCCTGCGCGAAGTGCGGACCATGCTCTTCGACCTGCGCCCGGTGATTCTGGAGGCGCGGGGGTTGGTGGCAGCCATAGAGGAATACGCCCGCCGACAGCGAGAGGAGGGCTTCGACGTCCGTCTCAGCGTGAAGGGCGAGAGCCGCCGGCTGCGGCAGAACTCGGAGAGAGCCATCTTCGCCATCGTGCAGGAAGCCATCGGAAACTCGCGCAAGCACAGCGGTGCCGAGGGAGCCGTGATCCGGCTTAGCTTCGAGGAGGGCTGGCTGGGCGTCGAGGTGCACGACGACGGCGTCGGCTTCGACGTTAAGGCGGTGGAGGCGAGCTACGCCACCCGCGGCAGCCTGGGCCTGCTCAACATGAGGGAGCGCGCCGAGGCCATCGGCGGCCAGCTTACCCTCAGTTCCAAGCCCGGCCAGGGTACCAGCATCCACCTCAGCGTCCCCGTCTGA
- the murJ gene encoding murein biosynthesis integral membrane protein MurJ has protein sequence MGRAAGTVMGAFVLSRALGLAREMVISSRFGTSGELDAYLAAFRLPDIIFQLMAGGALASAFIPTFAGLLANNEEQAGWRLASSIINILVLGLGLVSLICMALAGPLTRHVVAVGFDPERQALTAQLMRIMLTAPVVFSVSGVFMGILNSYGRFLAPALAPSAYNLAIILGAVLLTPELGVYGLAFGVAVGAVCHYIIQLPQVLLLLPEHLRPGPIEHGPLGLASPHLREVVRLMLPRSVGLAAIQVNFLVNTILASTLAPGSLATLNYAWILMLLPQGVFAQGVATAVFPTFSALAARGRWSDLGDLFLRATRWVLFLSVPAGLGLILIGEPIVSLVLGRGAFGAQSTAAVAAVLAFYALGLWAHSVLEVITRAFYATHDTRTPVGVGVAAMALNVLLSLLLMGPLRERGLALANTLAVSGEVVVLWAILSRRIPDAAPTALAEPTLRMVAAGLIMAAGLLALGSLVRLSPSVLGIVGMVSGAVAYGAAALALRVPEARLVADRARAILVRERS, from the coding sequence GTGGGCCGCGCCGCCGGCACAGTCATGGGCGCCTTTGTCCTCAGTCGGGCCCTGGGCCTGGCCCGAGAGATGGTCATTTCCAGCCGCTTCGGCACCAGCGGCGAGCTGGACGCCTACCTGGCCGCTTTTCGCCTCCCCGACATCATCTTCCAGCTCATGGCCGGCGGAGCGCTGGCCTCGGCCTTCATCCCCACTTTCGCTGGCTTGCTGGCGAATAACGAGGAACAGGCGGGCTGGCGGCTGGCTTCTAGCATCATCAACATTCTCGTTCTCGGCCTGGGGTTGGTGTCTCTGATATGTATGGCCCTGGCCGGTCCCCTAACGCGACACGTGGTCGCAGTAGGATTCGACCCCGAACGCCAGGCGCTCACGGCCCAGCTCATGCGCATCATGCTCACGGCCCCGGTGGTCTTCTCCGTGAGCGGCGTCTTCATGGGGATACTGAACTCGTACGGCCGCTTCTTGGCGCCGGCGTTGGCTCCTTCAGCTTACAACCTGGCCATCATTCTGGGTGCCGTCCTGCTAACGCCCGAACTGGGGGTGTATGGGCTGGCCTTTGGGGTCGCCGTCGGCGCAGTCTGTCACTACATCATTCAATTGCCCCAGGTGCTGCTCCTGCTCCCCGAGCACCTGCGGCCAGGCCCTATCGAGCACGGGCCGCTGGGGCTGGCCTCCCCGCACCTGCGGGAGGTGGTGCGCCTCATGCTGCCCCGGAGCGTGGGGCTGGCGGCCATCCAGGTCAACTTCCTGGTAAACACCATCCTGGCCTCCACGCTGGCCCCGGGTAGCCTGGCCACCCTGAACTACGCCTGGATCCTGATGCTCCTGCCCCAGGGCGTGTTTGCCCAGGGCGTCGCTACTGCCGTCTTCCCCACCTTCTCGGCCCTGGCTGCTCGGGGCAGATGGAGCGACCTCGGCGATCTCTTCCTGCGCGCCACCCGCTGGGTGCTCTTCCTTTCTGTGCCAGCCGGCTTGGGGCTGATCCTAATCGGGGAACCTATCGTGAGCCTCGTCCTGGGCCGGGGCGCCTTCGGCGCTCAATCCACAGCGGCGGTAGCAGCCGTCCTGGCCTTCTACGCCCTGGGGCTCTGGGCCCACAGTGTCCTGGAGGTCATCACTCGGGCCTTCTACGCCACCCACGACACCCGTACCCCGGTCGGCGTCGGCGTGGCGGCCATGGCGCTCAACGTGCTCCTGAGCCTGCTGCTGATGGGCCCGCTGCGGGAGAGAGGACTGGCTCTGGCCAACACCCTCGCCGTCTCTGGGGAAGTGGTGGTCCTGTGGGCGATCCTCAGCCGGCGCATACCGGACGCTGCTCCTACAGCCCTGGCCGAGCCCACCCTGAGGATGGTGGCTGCCGGACTGATTATGGCCGCGGGACTGCTAGCCCTGGGAAGCCTGGTTCGCCTGTCTCCGTCGGTCTTGGGTATCGTCGGGATGGTAAGCGGAGCAGTGGCGTACGGTGCCGCGGCCCTGGCGCTGAGGGTGCCCGAAGCCCGCCTAGTCGCCGATCGGGCCCGAGCCATCTTAGTTCGCGAGCGGAGCTGA
- a CDS encoding ABC transporter permease → MPQRLVELYHYRELVRQLVLRDLKARYKNSVLGFMWSLLNPLGMMIVFGIVFTVLLTDYSKAYYPVYLLSALLPWNFLVGGLTTGTASVLNNTPLVRKVYFPREVLPIAAVLAHLVNFLLALIPLFLLMLVLGLPFTRWIVLYLPWVLLAQVAFVTGLALLLSAVNVFYRDTQMILEVLTLAWFFLTPIFWPIDLIRDTWVRVLGAELNAYVWLNRLNPMASLAAAYRDILYSGSPVGLDFFFRTLVTCLAVLALGYWVFVRLSPRFGEEL, encoded by the coding sequence ATTCCCCAACGCTTGGTCGAGCTGTACCACTATCGTGAACTGGTGCGCCAGTTGGTGCTTCGAGATCTGAAGGCGCGCTACAAGAACTCCGTGCTCGGCTTCATGTGGTCTCTGCTCAATCCTCTGGGCATGATGATCGTGTTCGGGATCGTCTTCACCGTCCTCCTCACGGACTACTCCAAGGCCTACTATCCCGTCTACCTGCTCAGTGCCTTGCTGCCCTGGAACTTCCTCGTCGGAGGGCTGACCACGGGCACGGCAAGTGTGCTGAACAACACCCCCCTGGTACGCAAGGTGTACTTCCCCCGCGAGGTGCTGCCCATCGCGGCCGTGCTGGCCCATCTGGTGAACTTCCTCCTGGCTCTCATCCCCCTCTTCTTGCTCATGCTGGTCCTGGGCCTGCCCTTCACCCGCTGGATAGTGCTCTACCTGCCCTGGGTGTTGCTGGCGCAGGTGGCCTTCGTCACCGGTCTGGCTCTCCTGCTTTCGGCCGTCAACGTCTTCTATCGGGACACCCAGATGATACTGGAGGTCCTCACCCTGGCCTGGTTCTTCCTCACTCCCATCTTCTGGCCCATAGACCTGATCCGTGACACCTGGGTGCGGGTGCTGGGCGCCGAACTCAACGCCTACGTGTGGTTGAACCGGCTCAACCCCATGGCCTCATTGGCGGCTGCCTATCGCGATATCCTATACTCCGGCAGCCCTGTGGGGCTAGACTTCTTCTTCCGCACTCTCGTCACCTGTCTGGCCGTGCTCGCCCTGGGGTACTGGGTGTTCGTACGGCTGAGTCCGCGATTCGGCGAGGAGTTGTAG
- a CDS encoding aminoglycoside phosphotransferase family protein, whose protein sequence is MPFPGQRRQRAPSESTVGLEALSEPERARLLHPLLERLSRGESAPGWEIARITGGANNLLYRATGPLGDLAVKFTLADPRDRAGREYTALLALHRSGLRVAPVPLLLDRSSYSLPVVVQTWLEGEVSKEPPADDGEWTLLLKHLAAVHSLSPADTDVEIRPAHVTAPSAEAAVRLVREQAERIPEADRPALLSGILDRLEARDLPRWPTPEPRLCRADANITNFIRRPGGWCSVDWENSGWGDPAFEIADLITHPAYLGVPCQRWQWVAHTYCELAGDGDKLVRIWAYYGILLCFWVARLARYLYEVPRGLDPRLVELPANWERDRLRKYRHYRRLAAQWLDVGADHCVRPGQAR, encoded by the coding sequence ATGCCCTTCCCTGGCCAGCGAAGGCAGCGGGCGCCTAGTGAGAGCACCGTGGGCCTGGAAGCCCTATCCGAGCCCGAGCGCGCCAGGCTGCTTCACCCTCTGCTGGAGAGGCTATCGCGCGGGGAGTCGGCGCCGGGCTGGGAAATCGCCCGCATAACGGGCGGGGCCAACAACCTGCTCTATCGGGCCACTGGGCCCCTGGGCGACCTGGCGGTGAAGTTCACCCTGGCTGACCCCAGGGATCGGGCGGGGCGGGAGTACACCGCTCTGCTGGCCCTGCACCGGTCCGGACTGCGAGTTGCCCCTGTTCCGCTCCTGCTGGACCGATCCTCCTACTCGCTGCCTGTGGTGGTGCAGACCTGGCTGGAAGGGGAGGTGAGCAAGGAGCCGCCGGCCGACGATGGGGAGTGGACTCTGCTCCTGAAGCACCTGGCGGCCGTGCATAGCCTCTCGCCCGCGGACACGGACGTGGAGATTCGTCCGGCCCACGTGACCGCCCCCAGCGCCGAGGCAGCCGTGCGCCTGGTGCGGGAGCAGGCCGAGCGGATACCCGAGGCCGATCGGCCCGCGCTCCTGAGCGGCATTTTGGACCGCCTAGAAGCTCGAGACCTTCCTCGGTGGCCGACCCCGGAGCCGCGGCTCTGCCGAGCGGATGCCAACATCACCAACTTCATCCGGCGGCCAGGCGGATGGTGCTCGGTGGACTGGGAGAACAGCGGCTGGGGTGACCCCGCCTTCGAGATCGCTGACCTGATCACCCACCCAGCTTACCTGGGCGTGCCGTGCCAGCGCTGGCAGTGGGTCGCCCACACATACTGCGAGCTGGCCGGCGATGGCGATAAGCTGGTCCGCATCTGGGCTTACTACGGCATCCTGCTTTGCTTCTGGGTGGCACGGCTGGCCCGTTACCTGTACGAGGTGCCTCGGGGCCTGGACCCTCGGCTGGTGGAGCTGCCTGCCAACTGGGAGCGGGATCGGCTGCGCAAGTACCGCCACTATCGGCGGCTGGCGGCACAGTGGCTGGACGTAGGGGCGGACCACTGCGTCCGCCCGGGGCAGGCGCGGTGA
- a CDS encoding glycosyltransferase family 4 protein yields MPGLRILMIAPTSFFSDTGCHVRILEEARALGVRGHEVSVCTYRKGRDPGGFPVYRTLPLPWRQHYEVGSSRHKFAYDALLVLTVLERALRHRPDVIHAHMHEGALIGSVIGRLLHIPVVFDFQGSASSEMVDHHFLNPRGPWYRPMVRLERLIDHLPQALVTSTHNAARLLVEDFACDPGHITVVQDRVNSRTFHPDVLTPEERRSLRESLSIPGDSLLVVYLGLLAEHQGTSLLLRAATRVVAEVPRAHFLIMGYPGVNEYRAYAHSLGLAGRVVFTGQLPYDRAPHHLALGDLAVAPKVSATEGAGKLLNYMAMALPVVAFDGPVNREYLGELGIYPDAVDEAALSSTLIRVLGDLEGARSLGQALRQRALERFTWEEGAAAIEAVYERVLSPQGRGRRLRRSRPQVEQG; encoded by the coding sequence ATGCCCGGCCTGAGAATCCTCATGATCGCGCCCACTTCCTTCTTCTCCGATACCGGCTGCCACGTGCGCATTCTGGAGGAGGCCAGGGCGCTGGGGGTGCGCGGCCACGAAGTCTCCGTCTGCACCTACCGCAAAGGCAGAGATCCGGGAGGCTTCCCCGTCTATCGCACCCTCCCCCTACCCTGGCGCCAGCACTACGAGGTGGGCTCTTCCCGACACAAGTTCGCCTACGACGCCCTGCTCGTCCTGACCGTCCTGGAGCGGGCGCTTCGACACCGTCCCGACGTCATTCATGCTCACATGCACGAGGGGGCCCTCATCGGCTCCGTGATCGGTCGCCTGCTCCACATCCCGGTGGTGTTCGACTTCCAGGGCAGCGCCTCCAGCGAGATGGTGGATCACCACTTCCTGAACCCCAGGGGTCCCTGGTACCGCCCCATGGTACGCCTGGAGCGTCTGATAGACCACCTGCCCCAGGCCCTGGTGACCAGCACCCACAACGCTGCTCGCCTGCTGGTGGAGGATTTCGCCTGCGACCCCGGCCACATCACCGTGGTTCAGGATCGGGTGAACTCCCGCACCTTCCACCCTGACGTGCTCACCCCCGAGGAACGCCGATCACTGCGGGAGAGCCTGAGCATCCCTGGCGACTCGCTGCTGGTGGTGTACCTAGGGCTCCTGGCCGAACATCAGGGCACCAGCCTGTTGCTCCGCGCCGCCACTCGCGTGGTAGCCGAGGTGCCCCGAGCCCATTTCCTCATCATGGGCTACCCCGGGGTCAACGAGTACCGGGCCTACGCCCACAGCCTGGGCCTGGCCGGGCGGGTGGTGTTCACCGGGCAACTGCCCTACGACCGAGCCCCTCACCACCTGGCCCTGGGGGACCTGGCGGTGGCGCCCAAAGTGTCGGCCACTGAGGGAGCGGGCAAACTGCTCAACTACATGGCCATGGCCCTGCCTGTCGTCGCCTTCGACGGCCCGGTGAACCGGGAGTACCTGGGGGAGCTGGGCATCTACCCCGACGCCGTGGACGAGGCCGCCCTTTCCTCCACTCTCATACGTGTTTTGGGGGACCTGGAAGGAGCTCGATCCCTCGGGCAAGCGCTGCGCCAACGCGCCCTGGAGCGCTTCACCTGGGAGGAGGGAGCGGCTGCCATCGAGGCCGTCTACGAGCGGGTGCTCAGTCCGCAGGGAAGGGGCAGGCGGCTTCGGCGCAGCCGCCCCCAGGTCGAGCAGGGCTGA
- a CDS encoding cytidine deaminase, which translates to MVQTGDVVRRLIAAARSVQGSFELSPGDGFSAGGVGAAILTADGNVYTGICIDVACGIGFCAEHSAIAEMLKHRETRIAAVVAVGDSEILPPCGRCREFMMQIDRSNIEADVILSEKQTVKLRDLLPFYWNE; encoded by the coding sequence GTGGTGCAGACTGGTGACGTCGTCCGGCGGCTGATCGCCGCCGCCAGGAGCGTACAAGGGAGCTTCGAGCTGTCGCCCGGCGACGGCTTCAGCGCCGGAGGGGTGGGCGCCGCCATCCTCACCGCCGATGGCAACGTCTATACCGGCATATGCATTGATGTCGCCTGTGGCATCGGCTTCTGCGCCGAGCACTCCGCCATCGCCGAGATGCTCAAGCACCGGGAGACGCGGATAGCGGCCGTGGTGGCCGTGGGCGACAGCGAGATACTGCCTCCTTGCGGGCGGTGCCGCGAGTTCATGATGCAGATAGACCGCAGCAACATCGAAGCTGACGTCATCCTCTCCGAGAAGCAGACCGTCAAGCTGAGGGACTTGCTGCCCTTCTACTGGAACGAGTAG
- a CDS encoding AAA family ATPase, with product MSACADCGSDLGRHHSLVAADVPAMANGSRIIEPTCSHCGTLIPVGAVSGGIDPARRVILISGPVGAGKSAVGQYIERHYGYVFIDGDAISKRLNYRARQDPALKADECLYHKETMRTMMVVLGLGYDVVVGYVLGSDEVQAYVGRLAEYGIRPLVRVLLPSRETCITRDIERPCWTAGTDFVDRWYAQQRALKDLSLLACIDTSLETVEETVALHFRPHIGGPTPVTGGPSAATSARLRRA from the coding sequence GTGAGCGCCTGCGCTGACTGCGGCTCGGATCTTGGCAGACACCATAGCCTGGTGGCAGCCGACGTCCCGGCAATGGCCAACGGCTCCAGGATCATAGAGCCCACCTGTTCGCACTGCGGAACACTGATTCCGGTCGGTGCTGTCTCCGGAGGCATAGACCCTGCACGCAGGGTGATCCTCATCAGTGGTCCGGTGGGGGCGGGGAAGTCGGCCGTGGGGCAGTACATTGAGCGCCACTACGGCTACGTCTTCATAGATGGAGACGCCATCAGCAAGAGGCTGAACTACAGAGCACGGCAGGATCCCGCGCTGAAGGCCGACGAGTGCCTGTACCACAAGGAGACCATGAGGACGATGATGGTCGTGCTAGGGCTGGGCTACGACGTCGTCGTGGGATATGTCTTGGGCTCAGACGAGGTGCAGGCCTACGTAGGCAGGCTAGCGGAGTATGGCATCCGCCCTCTCGTCCGGGTGCTCTTGCCCAGCCGAGAGACCTGCATCACAAGGGACATTGAGCGGCCGTGCTGGACGGCCGGGACAGACTTCGTGGACAGGTGGTACGCACAGCAGAGGGCCCTAAAGGACCTTAGTCTGCTCGCCTGCATAGACACGTCCTTGGAGACGGTGGAGGAGACGGTGGCCCTACACTTCAGGCCGCACATCGGGGGACCGACGCCGGTGACCGGTGGCCCTAGTGCGGCGACATCGGCTCGGCTCAGGCGAGCCTGA
- a CDS encoding GNAT family N-acetyltransferase, producing MPIITTHDITLYGETDRYRIILRPLCDAYLPLLYKWNADPEVLYWTEGGEDIERSYDQDTVHEIYGGVSRQGHCFLVEVDGAPVGECWLQRMNLEKVSSMYPGLDVRRIDMAIGEKECWGRGIGTAFVGMLVEFAFTVENVDVLHCFAEDYNVRSQRVWLKNGFRLVKTEELPQPQKGKLQYHFALTRAEFNKSRVSSPQGTASCGSR from the coding sequence TTGCCCATCATCACCACCCACGACATCACCCTGTACGGTGAGACCGACAGATACCGCATCATCCTGCGTCCCTTGTGCGACGCCTACCTGCCGCTTCTCTACAAGTGGAACGCTGACCCGGAGGTGCTCTACTGGACGGAAGGAGGCGAGGACATCGAGCGCTCCTATGACCAGGATACCGTTCATGAGATCTACGGCGGCGTGTCTCGGCAGGGGCACTGCTTTCTGGTGGAGGTCGATGGCGCACCGGTCGGCGAGTGCTGGCTCCAGCGGATGAACCTGGAGAAGGTCTCGTCCATGTATCCGGGGCTGGATGTGCGACGCATAGATATGGCGATAGGGGAGAAGGAATGCTGGGGACGGGGCATCGGCACGGCCTTCGTCGGCATGCTGGTTGAGTTCGCCTTCACGGTAGAGAACGTGGACGTCCTCCACTGCTTCGCGGAAGACTACAACGTGAGGAGCCAGCGGGTCTGGCTGAAGAACGGCTTTCGCCTGGTGAAGACGGAGGAGCTGCCCCAGCCACAGAAAGGCAAGCTCCAGTATCACTTCGCCCTGACCAGGGCCGAGTTCAACAAGAGCCGAGTGTCGTCGCCCCAGGGCACGGCGTCGTGTGGCTCCCGCTAG